The following coding sequences lie in one Takifugu rubripes chromosome 8, fTakRub1.2, whole genome shotgun sequence genomic window:
- the znf219 gene encoding zinc finger protein 219 isoform X1 — MDSPPECVLSLSCEKPLSPSTLPSLDHSPQVSSPHTVLSLLDSSAQQSLDTTPYSSLSPFPFQEENEKNELDNEEEEEGMEGVPPSPTPAVALFPGGVQEAGCSPCLDSSPPTTPSAAVIGFGALELALSSQQSGTCNDELDLQQFQKETVTRAVPGVGGASSGPTLKFPCHVCGKRFRFQSILSLHARAHSLDRDRRASALYRTGLPSAPIKQHLKTPQNHKDLTQNHRGHLHQRLSSGTLIKHLTEDADCEVKSLDNDLQTEQNTNFLDDSTTLTPPLTEDPISLISPYSSGIVESASTSIASTFRCHACKGKFRTALELARHVRILHNPYKCTLCPFSASQEENLASHLQECHPSSESPTLPPAFNSRPVIATPETPVPTPTDTPAPGTPQSTSVAVSSSLPAFRCDTCGQRFTQSWFLKGHMRKHKDSLDHKCQVCGRGFKEPWFLKNHMKVHLNKLGLKGGLGALGGIVGAEQQAKGPASNQSLNALYTSLLLAQQGAGRGGQGRLEREAGGRIGISSSKSAILGYLGLPSDGSGASCMERLQAVAQVAEMGNGGGSSGASRGSTGESPTLVAEGGDQTTWWQLVARSLAVAQQQQQQQQQQQQRGHQQGQRGTSRSSVITETDQVRTYLGALDRRDNSGGTSGSWECPDCGKLFRSLQQVVVHARVHTQRPQKGGGGEEEGSSSCRRMGIGRGGGNDVRQESLLHAAGTQQTGDVRQESKPHSGSSQQSGATTGFHSVISSFKAENDLTAVSSIPSVPSRERVRGRGIKDCPYCGKAFRSSHHLKVHLRVHTGERPYKCPHCDYAGTQSGSLKYHLQRHHREQRNALAASSNSSSAGLSSSSVNSLSSGTSGLKQRRSQVSHSSTNRSPNDSSTSRSSQQSWLLGLPDQREHRKALEALRGVDLETQYRYLSGMMGALYQGGMEGTWIRESPPPKAAKVSRRKPLTTSRMVLPLNDKEGSVSLTQEGGFEPLDLSRRPSPAFGGMEEDGGIGPEEGGISIGDDNSTGVKLSQCLFCPFRTSSTELMAMHLQVNHTSKSRRKRGPSSTPDDETQVAIKAQMDHSDFHSLWRHLSETESQAPLENWSSAKSHALNGLSNDPDRHLENLLDCPDSNVASVSNIARDDQRLQEKMEYEEEQEELEEDSENGSFEDLPDQSMRMSLSLSPALSANQES, encoded by the exons ATGGATTCTCCACCAGAGTGTGTATTGTCACTGTCCTGTGAGAAACCCCTGTCCCCCTCGACACTGCCATCCCTAGACCACAGCCCCCAGGTGTCCTCTCCGCACACGGTGCTCTCTCTGCTCGATAGTTCCGCCCAGCAATCCTTGGACACTACACCTTATTCCTCACTCTCACCTTTCCCATTccaggaggaaaatgaaaagaatgaaCTTGataatgaagaggaggaggaaggaatggAGGGAGTTCCTCCATCTCCCACCCCAGCAGTGGCTTTATTCCCAGGAGGGGTACAAGAGGCTGGATGCAGCCCTTGTTTGGATTCCTCTCCCCCGACCACACCATCAGCGGCTGTCATTGGATTTGGAGCCTTGGAGCTAGCGCTTTCTTCCCAGCAGAGTGGCACCTGCAATGATGAGCTAGACCTACAGCAGTTCCAAAAGGAGACTGTCACTAGGGCCGTACCTGGAGTGGGAGGCGCTTCATCAGGGCCCACACTAAAATTTCCCTGTCACGTATGTGGAAAGAGATTCAGATTTCAGAGCATTTTGTCCCTTCATGCGCGCGCTCACAGCCTGGACCGAGACCGCAGAGCATCAGCTTTATATCGAACGGGACTTCCCTCGGCACCCATAAAGCAACACCTTAAAACTCCACAGAATCACAAGGACTTGACCCAGAATCACAGGGGTCACCTACACCAGCGCTTGTCATCAGGGACTCTCATAAAGCACCTCACAGAAGATGCTGATTGTGAAGTCAAAAGTCTAGATAATGACCTCCAGACAGAGCAGAACACAAACTTTTTAGATGACAGCACAACACTGACTCCTCCACTCACTGAGGACCCCATTTCTCTAATCTCTCCCTATTCTTCTGGCATAGTGGAAAGTGCATCTACATCTATAGCATCCACATTTCGATGTCACGCTTGCAAAGGAAAATTCCGCACGGCTTTGGAGTTGGCGCGGCATGTTCGCATTCTTCACAACCCATACAAATGCACTCTTTGTCCTTTCTCTGCCAGCCAAGAGGAGAATCTTGCATCTCACTTGCAGGAGTGCCACCCTTCCTCTGAATCACCTACATTGCCACCAGCTTTTAATTCAAGGCCAGTCATTGCAACCCCTGAAACTCCTGTACCTACACCAACCGATACCCCAGCCCCAGGAACGCCACAGTCAACATCAGTAGCTGTGTCTTCTTCACTGCCAGCGTTTAGATGTGATACCTGTGGACAGCGTTTTACCCAGTCCTGGTTTCTCAAGGGACATATGCGAAAACACAAGGACTCCTTGGACCATAAATGTCAGGTTTGTGGTCGTGGGTTCAAAGAGCCTTGGTTCCTCAAAAACCACATGAAAGTGCATCTAAACAAGCTTGGGCTGAAGGGAGGATTAGGAGCACTAGGAGGAATAGTAGGTGCAGAACAGCAGGCTAAAGGACCTGCAAGTAATCAGTCGCTCAATGCACTCTATACAAGCCTCCTTCTGGCCCAGCAAGGCGCTGGCAGAGGTGGGCAAGGAAGATTGGAGAGGGAAGCTGGTGGCAGAATTGGGATCAGCTCCAGCAAATCAGCCATCCTGGGCTACCTAGGATTGCCCAGTGATGGCAGTGGAGCGAGCTGCATGGAACGACTTCAAGCTGTTGCACAGGTGGCAGAGATGGGGAATGGTGGTGGCAGCTCAGGAGCATCTAGAGGCAGCACAGGGGAGTCTCCCACGTTAGTTGCAGAAGGAGGGGATCAGACCACCTGGTGGCAGCTGGTGGCTCGCAGCCTGGCTgttgcacagcagcagcagcaacagcagcagcagcagcagcaaaggggTCATCAGCAAGGTCAGCGTGGTACAAGTCGAAGTTCAGTGATCACAGAGACCGACCAGGTCAGAACTTACCTTGGAGCCCTTGACCGGCGAGACAATTCCGGAGGAACTAGTGGATCATGGGAATGCCCAGACTGCGGAAAACTATTTCGAAGCCTCCAGCAGGTGGTAGTGCATGCTCGAGTTCACACACAGAGGCCCCAGAAAGGAGGTGGCGGTGAAGAGGAGGGTAGTAGCAGCTGTAGGAGAATGGGGataggaagaggagggggcaaTGATGTGAGACAGGAATCTCTACTACACGCTGCTGGTACACAACAAACGGGAGACGTAAGACAGGAGTCAAAACCACACAGTGGTAGCTCACAACAATCAGGCGCAACTACAGGGTTTCACTCTGTCATCTCAAGCTTCAAAG CTGAAAATGACTTGACAGCAGTATCCTCTATACCTTCAGTTCCCTCCAGGGAGCGGGTGCGTGGTAGGGGGATAAAAGACTGCCCCTACTGTGGTAAAGCCTTCCGTTCTTCACACCATCTCAAAGTACATttgagagttcacacag gtgAACGCCCATACAAATGTCCCCACTGTGATTATGCGGGTACCCAGTCAGGATCGCTGAAGTACCACCTCCAGCGGCACCACAGGGAGCAACGCAATGCCTTGGCAGCCTCCTCCAATTCTTCCTCTGctggcctctcctcctcctctgttaacAGCCTGAGCTCTGGAACATCTGGACTCAAGCAACGCCGTTCCCAGGTCAGCCACTCCAGCACCAACCGAAGTCCAAATGATAGCTCTACATCTCGATCCAGTCAGCAGTCCTGGCTTTTAGGACTTCCAGACCAGCGTGAGCACCGTAAGGCGTTGGAGGCATTAAGGGGCGTTGACTTGGAGACCCAGTACAGGTATTTGTCTGGGATGATGGGGGCTCTTTATCAAGGTGGGATGGAAGGGACTTGGATCAGGGAGTCTCCTCCCCCAAAGGCAGCTAAAGTGTCCCGGCGAAAACCTCTAACTACAAGCCGAATGGTTCTGCCACTGAATGATAAGGAAGGATCTGTGAGCTTGACACAAGAAGGAGGTTTTGAACCCTTGGATCTGTCCCGTCGTCCTTCACCTGCTtttggagggatggaagaggaTGGAGGTATTGGCCCTGAAGAAGGAGGTATTAGTATTGGCGATGATAATTCAACAGGGGTCAAACTGAGCCAATGTTTGTTCTGTCCTTTCCGAACATCCTCAACAGAGCTGATGGCCATGCATCTTCAGGTCAATCACACCAGTAAGTCCAGGCGTAAAAGGGGCCCATCGTCTACCCCGGATGATGAAACCCAAGTAGCTATCAAGGCACAGATGGATCACTCAGACTTTCATTCATTATGGAGGCATCTGAGTGAGACAGAGTCCCAGGCACCTCTGGAGAACTGGTCCTCAGCTAAATCCCATGCCCTAAATGGGCTCAGTAATGATCCAGATAGACATCTGGAAAACCTCCTTGACTGCCCAGATTCCAACGTGGCCTCAGTGTCTAATATTGCGAGAGATGACCAGAGACTCCAAGAAAAGATGGAGTACGAGGAAGAGCAAGAGGAGTTGGAAGAGGATTCAGAGAATGGTAGTTTTGAGGATTTACCGGATCAGAGTATGAGGATGTCCCTTTCTCTATCACCAGCCCTGAGTGCCAACCAAGAATCTTAA
- the znf219 gene encoding zinc finger protein 219 isoform X5 yields MDSPPECVLSLSCEKPLSPSTLPSLDHSPQVSSPHTVLSLLDSSAQQSLDTTPYSSLSPFPFQEENEKNELDNEEEEEGMEGVPPSPTPAVALFPGGVQEAGCSPCLDSSPPTTPSAAVIGFGALELALSSQQSGTCNDELDLQQFQKETVTRAVPGVGGASSGPTLKFPCHVCGKRFRFQSILSLHARAHSLDRDRRASALYRTGLPSAPIKQHLKTPQNHKDLTQNHRGHLHQRLSSGTLIKHLTEDADCEVKSLDNDLQTEQNTNFLDDSTTLTPPLTEDPISLISPYSSGIVESASTSIASTFRCHACKGKFRTALELARHVRILHNPYKCTLCPFSASQEENLASHLQECHPSSESPTLPPAFNSRPVIATPETPVPTPTDTPAPGTPQSTSVAVSSSLPAFRCDTCGQRFTQSWFLKGHMRKHKDSLDHKCQVCGRGFKEPWFLKNHMKVHLNKLGLKGGLGALGGIVGAEQQAKGPASNQSLNALYTSLLLAQQGAGRGGQGRLEREAGGRIGISSSKSAILGYLGLPSDGSGASCMERLQAVAQVAEMGNGGGSSGASRGSTGESPTLVAEGGDQTTWWQLVARSLAVAQQQQQQQQQQQQRGHQQGQRGTSRSSVITETDQVRTYLGALDRRDNSGGTSGSWECPDCGKLFRSLQQVVVHARVHTQRPQKGGGGEEEGSSSCRRMGIGRGGGNDVRQESLLHAAGTQQTGDVRQESKPHSGSSQQSGATTGFHSVISSFKVPSRERVRGRGIKDCPYCGERPYKCPHCDYAGTQSGSLKYHLQRHHREQRNALAASSNSSSAGLSSSSVNSLSSGTSGLKQRRSQVSHSSTNRSPNDSSTSRSSQQSWLLGLPDQREHRKALEALRGVDLETQYRYLSGMMGALYQGGMEGTWIRESPPPKAAKVSRRKPLTTSRMVLPLNDKEGSVSLTQEGGFEPLDLSRRPSPAFGGMEEDGGIGPEEGGISIGDDNSTGVKLSQCLFCPFRTSSTELMAMHLQVNHTSKSRRKRGPSSTPDDETQVAIKAQMDHSDFHSLWRHLSETESQAPLENWSSAKSHALNGLSNDPDRHLENLLDCPDSNVASVSNIARDDQRLQEKMEYEEEQEELEEDSENGSFEDLPDQSMRMSLSLSPALSANQES; encoded by the exons ATGGATTCTCCACCAGAGTGTGTATTGTCACTGTCCTGTGAGAAACCCCTGTCCCCCTCGACACTGCCATCCCTAGACCACAGCCCCCAGGTGTCCTCTCCGCACACGGTGCTCTCTCTGCTCGATAGTTCCGCCCAGCAATCCTTGGACACTACACCTTATTCCTCACTCTCACCTTTCCCATTccaggaggaaaatgaaaagaatgaaCTTGataatgaagaggaggaggaaggaatggAGGGAGTTCCTCCATCTCCCACCCCAGCAGTGGCTTTATTCCCAGGAGGGGTACAAGAGGCTGGATGCAGCCCTTGTTTGGATTCCTCTCCCCCGACCACACCATCAGCGGCTGTCATTGGATTTGGAGCCTTGGAGCTAGCGCTTTCTTCCCAGCAGAGTGGCACCTGCAATGATGAGCTAGACCTACAGCAGTTCCAAAAGGAGACTGTCACTAGGGCCGTACCTGGAGTGGGAGGCGCTTCATCAGGGCCCACACTAAAATTTCCCTGTCACGTATGTGGAAAGAGATTCAGATTTCAGAGCATTTTGTCCCTTCATGCGCGCGCTCACAGCCTGGACCGAGACCGCAGAGCATCAGCTTTATATCGAACGGGACTTCCCTCGGCACCCATAAAGCAACACCTTAAAACTCCACAGAATCACAAGGACTTGACCCAGAATCACAGGGGTCACCTACACCAGCGCTTGTCATCAGGGACTCTCATAAAGCACCTCACAGAAGATGCTGATTGTGAAGTCAAAAGTCTAGATAATGACCTCCAGACAGAGCAGAACACAAACTTTTTAGATGACAGCACAACACTGACTCCTCCACTCACTGAGGACCCCATTTCTCTAATCTCTCCCTATTCTTCTGGCATAGTGGAAAGTGCATCTACATCTATAGCATCCACATTTCGATGTCACGCTTGCAAAGGAAAATTCCGCACGGCTTTGGAGTTGGCGCGGCATGTTCGCATTCTTCACAACCCATACAAATGCACTCTTTGTCCTTTCTCTGCCAGCCAAGAGGAGAATCTTGCATCTCACTTGCAGGAGTGCCACCCTTCCTCTGAATCACCTACATTGCCACCAGCTTTTAATTCAAGGCCAGTCATTGCAACCCCTGAAACTCCTGTACCTACACCAACCGATACCCCAGCCCCAGGAACGCCACAGTCAACATCAGTAGCTGTGTCTTCTTCACTGCCAGCGTTTAGATGTGATACCTGTGGACAGCGTTTTACCCAGTCCTGGTTTCTCAAGGGACATATGCGAAAACACAAGGACTCCTTGGACCATAAATGTCAGGTTTGTGGTCGTGGGTTCAAAGAGCCTTGGTTCCTCAAAAACCACATGAAAGTGCATCTAAACAAGCTTGGGCTGAAGGGAGGATTAGGAGCACTAGGAGGAATAGTAGGTGCAGAACAGCAGGCTAAAGGACCTGCAAGTAATCAGTCGCTCAATGCACTCTATACAAGCCTCCTTCTGGCCCAGCAAGGCGCTGGCAGAGGTGGGCAAGGAAGATTGGAGAGGGAAGCTGGTGGCAGAATTGGGATCAGCTCCAGCAAATCAGCCATCCTGGGCTACCTAGGATTGCCCAGTGATGGCAGTGGAGCGAGCTGCATGGAACGACTTCAAGCTGTTGCACAGGTGGCAGAGATGGGGAATGGTGGTGGCAGCTCAGGAGCATCTAGAGGCAGCACAGGGGAGTCTCCCACGTTAGTTGCAGAAGGAGGGGATCAGACCACCTGGTGGCAGCTGGTGGCTCGCAGCCTGGCTgttgcacagcagcagcagcaacagcagcagcagcagcagcaaaggggTCATCAGCAAGGTCAGCGTGGTACAAGTCGAAGTTCAGTGATCACAGAGACCGACCAGGTCAGAACTTACCTTGGAGCCCTTGACCGGCGAGACAATTCCGGAGGAACTAGTGGATCATGGGAATGCCCAGACTGCGGAAAACTATTTCGAAGCCTCCAGCAGGTGGTAGTGCATGCTCGAGTTCACACACAGAGGCCCCAGAAAGGAGGTGGCGGTGAAGAGGAGGGTAGTAGCAGCTGTAGGAGAATGGGGataggaagaggagggggcaaTGATGTGAGACAGGAATCTCTACTACACGCTGCTGGTACACAACAAACGGGAGACGTAAGACAGGAGTCAAAACCACACAGTGGTAGCTCACAACAATCAGGCGCAACTACAGGGTTTCACTCTGTCATCTCAAGCTTCAAAG TTCCCTCCAGGGAGCGGGTGCGTGGTAGGGGGATAAAAGACTGCCCCTACTGTG gtgAACGCCCATACAAATGTCCCCACTGTGATTATGCGGGTACCCAGTCAGGATCGCTGAAGTACCACCTCCAGCGGCACCACAGGGAGCAACGCAATGCCTTGGCAGCCTCCTCCAATTCTTCCTCTGctggcctctcctcctcctctgttaacAGCCTGAGCTCTGGAACATCTGGACTCAAGCAACGCCGTTCCCAGGTCAGCCACTCCAGCACCAACCGAAGTCCAAATGATAGCTCTACATCTCGATCCAGTCAGCAGTCCTGGCTTTTAGGACTTCCAGACCAGCGTGAGCACCGTAAGGCGTTGGAGGCATTAAGGGGCGTTGACTTGGAGACCCAGTACAGGTATTTGTCTGGGATGATGGGGGCTCTTTATCAAGGTGGGATGGAAGGGACTTGGATCAGGGAGTCTCCTCCCCCAAAGGCAGCTAAAGTGTCCCGGCGAAAACCTCTAACTACAAGCCGAATGGTTCTGCCACTGAATGATAAGGAAGGATCTGTGAGCTTGACACAAGAAGGAGGTTTTGAACCCTTGGATCTGTCCCGTCGTCCTTCACCTGCTtttggagggatggaagaggaTGGAGGTATTGGCCCTGAAGAAGGAGGTATTAGTATTGGCGATGATAATTCAACAGGGGTCAAACTGAGCCAATGTTTGTTCTGTCCTTTCCGAACATCCTCAACAGAGCTGATGGCCATGCATCTTCAGGTCAATCACACCAGTAAGTCCAGGCGTAAAAGGGGCCCATCGTCTACCCCGGATGATGAAACCCAAGTAGCTATCAAGGCACAGATGGATCACTCAGACTTTCATTCATTATGGAGGCATCTGAGTGAGACAGAGTCCCAGGCACCTCTGGAGAACTGGTCCTCAGCTAAATCCCATGCCCTAAATGGGCTCAGTAATGATCCAGATAGACATCTGGAAAACCTCCTTGACTGCCCAGATTCCAACGTGGCCTCAGTGTCTAATATTGCGAGAGATGACCAGAGACTCCAAGAAAAGATGGAGTACGAGGAAGAGCAAGAGGAGTTGGAAGAGGATTCAGAGAATGGTAGTTTTGAGGATTTACCGGATCAGAGTATGAGGATGTCCCTTTCTCTATCACCAGCCCTGAGTGCCAACCAAGAATCTTAA
- the znf219 gene encoding zinc finger protein 219 isoform X2: protein MDSPPECVLSLSCEKPLSPSTLPSLDHSPQVSSPHTVLSLLDSSAQQSLDTTPYSSLSPFPFQEENEKNELDNEEEEEGMEGVPPSPTPAVALFPGGVQEAGCSPCLDSSPPTTPSAAVIGFGALELALSSQQSGTCNDELDLQQFQKETVTRAVPGVGGASSGPTLKFPCHVCGKRFRFQSILSLHARAHSLDRDRRASALYRTGLPSAPIKQHLKTPQNHKDLTQNHRGHLHQRLSSGTLIKHLTEDADCEVKSLDNDLQTEQNTNFLDDSTTLTPPLTEDPISLISPYSSGIVESASTSIASTFRCHACKGKFRTALELARHVRILHNPYKCTLCPFSASQEENLASHLQECHPSSESPTLPPAFNSRPVIATPETPVPTPTDTPAPGTPQSTSVAVSSSLPAFRCDTCGQRFTQSWFLKGHMRKHKDSLDHKCQVCGRGFKEPWFLKNHMKVHLNKLGLKGGLGALGGIVGAEQQAKGPASNQSLNALYTSLLLAQQGAGRGGQGRLEREAGGRIGISSSKSAILGYLGLPSDGSGASCMERLQAVAQVAEMGNGGGSSGASRGSTGESPTLVAEGGDQTTWWQLVARSLAVAQQQQQQQQQQQQRGHQQGQRGTSRSSVITETDQVRTYLGALDRRDNSGGTSGSWECPDCGKLFRSLQQVVVHARVHTQRPQKGGGGEEEGSSSCRRMGIGRGGGNDVRQESLLHAAGTQQTGDVRQESKPHSGSSQQSGATTGFHSVISSFKVPSRERVRGRGIKDCPYCGKAFRSSHHLKVHLRVHTGERPYKCPHCDYAGTQSGSLKYHLQRHHREQRNALAASSNSSSAGLSSSSVNSLSSGTSGLKQRRSQVSHSSTNRSPNDSSTSRSSQQSWLLGLPDQREHRKALEALRGVDLETQYRYLSGMMGALYQGGMEGTWIRESPPPKAAKVSRRKPLTTSRMVLPLNDKEGSVSLTQEGGFEPLDLSRRPSPAFGGMEEDGGIGPEEGGISIGDDNSTGVKLSQCLFCPFRTSSTELMAMHLQVNHTSKSRRKRGPSSTPDDETQVAIKAQMDHSDFHSLWRHLSETESQAPLENWSSAKSHALNGLSNDPDRHLENLLDCPDSNVASVSNIARDDQRLQEKMEYEEEQEELEEDSENGSFEDLPDQSMRMSLSLSPALSANQES, encoded by the exons ATGGATTCTCCACCAGAGTGTGTATTGTCACTGTCCTGTGAGAAACCCCTGTCCCCCTCGACACTGCCATCCCTAGACCACAGCCCCCAGGTGTCCTCTCCGCACACGGTGCTCTCTCTGCTCGATAGTTCCGCCCAGCAATCCTTGGACACTACACCTTATTCCTCACTCTCACCTTTCCCATTccaggaggaaaatgaaaagaatgaaCTTGataatgaagaggaggaggaaggaatggAGGGAGTTCCTCCATCTCCCACCCCAGCAGTGGCTTTATTCCCAGGAGGGGTACAAGAGGCTGGATGCAGCCCTTGTTTGGATTCCTCTCCCCCGACCACACCATCAGCGGCTGTCATTGGATTTGGAGCCTTGGAGCTAGCGCTTTCTTCCCAGCAGAGTGGCACCTGCAATGATGAGCTAGACCTACAGCAGTTCCAAAAGGAGACTGTCACTAGGGCCGTACCTGGAGTGGGAGGCGCTTCATCAGGGCCCACACTAAAATTTCCCTGTCACGTATGTGGAAAGAGATTCAGATTTCAGAGCATTTTGTCCCTTCATGCGCGCGCTCACAGCCTGGACCGAGACCGCAGAGCATCAGCTTTATATCGAACGGGACTTCCCTCGGCACCCATAAAGCAACACCTTAAAACTCCACAGAATCACAAGGACTTGACCCAGAATCACAGGGGTCACCTACACCAGCGCTTGTCATCAGGGACTCTCATAAAGCACCTCACAGAAGATGCTGATTGTGAAGTCAAAAGTCTAGATAATGACCTCCAGACAGAGCAGAACACAAACTTTTTAGATGACAGCACAACACTGACTCCTCCACTCACTGAGGACCCCATTTCTCTAATCTCTCCCTATTCTTCTGGCATAGTGGAAAGTGCATCTACATCTATAGCATCCACATTTCGATGTCACGCTTGCAAAGGAAAATTCCGCACGGCTTTGGAGTTGGCGCGGCATGTTCGCATTCTTCACAACCCATACAAATGCACTCTTTGTCCTTTCTCTGCCAGCCAAGAGGAGAATCTTGCATCTCACTTGCAGGAGTGCCACCCTTCCTCTGAATCACCTACATTGCCACCAGCTTTTAATTCAAGGCCAGTCATTGCAACCCCTGAAACTCCTGTACCTACACCAACCGATACCCCAGCCCCAGGAACGCCACAGTCAACATCAGTAGCTGTGTCTTCTTCACTGCCAGCGTTTAGATGTGATACCTGTGGACAGCGTTTTACCCAGTCCTGGTTTCTCAAGGGACATATGCGAAAACACAAGGACTCCTTGGACCATAAATGTCAGGTTTGTGGTCGTGGGTTCAAAGAGCCTTGGTTCCTCAAAAACCACATGAAAGTGCATCTAAACAAGCTTGGGCTGAAGGGAGGATTAGGAGCACTAGGAGGAATAGTAGGTGCAGAACAGCAGGCTAAAGGACCTGCAAGTAATCAGTCGCTCAATGCACTCTATACAAGCCTCCTTCTGGCCCAGCAAGGCGCTGGCAGAGGTGGGCAAGGAAGATTGGAGAGGGAAGCTGGTGGCAGAATTGGGATCAGCTCCAGCAAATCAGCCATCCTGGGCTACCTAGGATTGCCCAGTGATGGCAGTGGAGCGAGCTGCATGGAACGACTTCAAGCTGTTGCACAGGTGGCAGAGATGGGGAATGGTGGTGGCAGCTCAGGAGCATCTAGAGGCAGCACAGGGGAGTCTCCCACGTTAGTTGCAGAAGGAGGGGATCAGACCACCTGGTGGCAGCTGGTGGCTCGCAGCCTGGCTgttgcacagcagcagcagcaacagcagcagcagcagcagcaaaggggTCATCAGCAAGGTCAGCGTGGTACAAGTCGAAGTTCAGTGATCACAGAGACCGACCAGGTCAGAACTTACCTTGGAGCCCTTGACCGGCGAGACAATTCCGGAGGAACTAGTGGATCATGGGAATGCCCAGACTGCGGAAAACTATTTCGAAGCCTCCAGCAGGTGGTAGTGCATGCTCGAGTTCACACACAGAGGCCCCAGAAAGGAGGTGGCGGTGAAGAGGAGGGTAGTAGCAGCTGTAGGAGAATGGGGataggaagaggagggggcaaTGATGTGAGACAGGAATCTCTACTACACGCTGCTGGTACACAACAAACGGGAGACGTAAGACAGGAGTCAAAACCACACAGTGGTAGCTCACAACAATCAGGCGCAACTACAGGGTTTCACTCTGTCATCTCAAGCTTCAAAG TTCCCTCCAGGGAGCGGGTGCGTGGTAGGGGGATAAAAGACTGCCCCTACTGTGGTAAAGCCTTCCGTTCTTCACACCATCTCAAAGTACATttgagagttcacacag gtgAACGCCCATACAAATGTCCCCACTGTGATTATGCGGGTACCCAGTCAGGATCGCTGAAGTACCACCTCCAGCGGCACCACAGGGAGCAACGCAATGCCTTGGCAGCCTCCTCCAATTCTTCCTCTGctggcctctcctcctcctctgttaacAGCCTGAGCTCTGGAACATCTGGACTCAAGCAACGCCGTTCCCAGGTCAGCCACTCCAGCACCAACCGAAGTCCAAATGATAGCTCTACATCTCGATCCAGTCAGCAGTCCTGGCTTTTAGGACTTCCAGACCAGCGTGAGCACCGTAAGGCGTTGGAGGCATTAAGGGGCGTTGACTTGGAGACCCAGTACAGGTATTTGTCTGGGATGATGGGGGCTCTTTATCAAGGTGGGATGGAAGGGACTTGGATCAGGGAGTCTCCTCCCCCAAAGGCAGCTAAAGTGTCCCGGCGAAAACCTCTAACTACAAGCCGAATGGTTCTGCCACTGAATGATAAGGAAGGATCTGTGAGCTTGACACAAGAAGGAGGTTTTGAACCCTTGGATCTGTCCCGTCGTCCTTCACCTGCTtttggagggatggaagaggaTGGAGGTATTGGCCCTGAAGAAGGAGGTATTAGTATTGGCGATGATAATTCAACAGGGGTCAAACTGAGCCAATGTTTGTTCTGTCCTTTCCGAACATCCTCAACAGAGCTGATGGCCATGCATCTTCAGGTCAATCACACCAGTAAGTCCAGGCGTAAAAGGGGCCCATCGTCTACCCCGGATGATGAAACCCAAGTAGCTATCAAGGCACAGATGGATCACTCAGACTTTCATTCATTATGGAGGCATCTGAGTGAGACAGAGTCCCAGGCACCTCTGGAGAACTGGTCCTCAGCTAAATCCCATGCCCTAAATGGGCTCAGTAATGATCCAGATAGACATCTGGAAAACCTCCTTGACTGCCCAGATTCCAACGTGGCCTCAGTGTCTAATATTGCGAGAGATGACCAGAGACTCCAAGAAAAGATGGAGTACGAGGAAGAGCAAGAGGAGTTGGAAGAGGATTCAGAGAATGGTAGTTTTGAGGATTTACCGGATCAGAGTATGAGGATGTCCCTTTCTCTATCACCAGCCCTGAGTGCCAACCAAGAATCTTAA